A genome region from Erigeron canadensis isolate Cc75 chromosome 3, C_canadensis_v1, whole genome shotgun sequence includes the following:
- the LOC122591441 gene encoding probable serine/threonine-protein kinase DDB_G0281745 — protein sequence MEKSKKTASADELLRRIQELEERHNLLEQQISKLRRLSDNQPKPSPSSACPNQSRQLAIGGVVVEPYFAMKLNENQYLNILESMGQSVFIYDVYHRIIFWNRGAESIYGYTAGEVMGRTPTELLAEPKDAAFSDFILKRTVNGESWFGEFPIKNKAGENFVVICANTPYRDEHRRLIGAMCLSSDSRPYQVMKVGELSVSVPQQPLQTSIISKISNLALKVKSKMKTGENYRNFDVAASDNSDDSLQSEGSTPRGHIAPSPFGVFFSMDTLEESYSRKPVINPVVESENKPGIRKQVLSPKQEDWMGKKGMVIPWKANERNDQPVDAKLGHVGWHRNNVHQGHEPGPQSSSSKLDCQLCVSNGNKIEASGLWLSSIHVSSTSSTSSGRCIKDVNDIKVNGKTDSLDYEIQWEELITKKQIGQGSCGTVYHGLWYGSDVAVKLFAYQEFSDSVIVSFKMEVSLMKRLRHPNILLFMGAVTSPQRLCIVTEFLPRGSLFQILNRNTTQLDWRRRLHMAMDIARGMNYLHNHTPPIVHRDLKSSNLLVDRNWTVKVGDFGLSRLKYETYLKTKSGKGTPQWMAPEVMRGEDANERSDVYSFGVVLWEIITGKVPWDDLNPIQVIAAVGFMNKRLEIPKDVDPLWASLIECCWHSEPQSRPTFQEILCKLKDLQKNYAVERRR from the exons atggaaaaaagtAAGAAAACAGCCTCCGCCGATGAGCTGTTAAGAAGGATACAAGAGCTCGAAGAACGCCATAATCTCTTGGAACAACAAATATCCAAACTCCGCAGGCTCTCTGATAACCAGCCGAAACCTAGCCCTTCCTCAGCATGTCCCAATCAGTCTCGCCAACTAGCCATTGGAGGAGTCGTTGTAGAGCCTTATTTTGCTATGAAGCTAAACGAAAATCAGTATTTAAATATTTTGGAGTCAATGGGTCAGTCTGTATTTATATATGATGTCTATCATCGGATAATCTTTTG GAACCGAGGTGCAGAAAGTATTTATGGTTATACAGCTGGTGAAGTTATGGGGAGGACTCCAACAGAGCTTTTAGCAGAACCTAAAGACGCTGCATTTTCAGATTTTATCCTAAAACGAACAGTGAATGGCGAAAGTTGGTTTGGAGAGTTTCCTATAAAGAATAAGGCCGGAGAAAACTTTGTAGTTATTTGTGCCAATACTCCATATCGTGATGAACATAGAAGACTAATCGGGGCTATGTGTTTATCCAGTGATTCACGTCCGTATCAAGTAATGAAGGTTGGAGAGCTGAGTGTTAGTGTGCCTCAGCAGCCTCTGCAGACTTCAATTATCTCGAAGATATCCAATTTG GCTTTAAAGGTGAAATCAAAAATGAAGACAGGGGAGAACTACCGGAATTTTGATGTTGCCGCCTCTGATAATTCAGATGATTCACTTCAAAGTGAAGGAAGCACCCCACGGGGACATATTGCTCCATCTCCATTCGGAGTATTTTTTTCAATGGATACACTAGAAGAGTCTTATAGCAGAAAGCCGGTGATAAATCCTGTTGTAGAAAGTGAAAACAAACCTGGGATCCGGAAGCAGGTTCTATCTCCAAAGCAAGAGGATTGGATGGGTAAAAAAGGAATGGTTATTCCATGGAAAGCAAACGAAAGAAATGATCAGCCTGTTGATGCTAAACTTGGTCATGTTGGATGGCATCGGAATAACGTTCATCAAGGACACGAACCTGGTCCACAAAGTAGCTCTTCCAAGCTAGACTGCCAGTTGTGCGTAAGTAATGGTAATAAGATCGAGGCTTCAGGTTTGTGGTTATCTTCAATACATGTAAGTAGTACAAGTAGCACGAGTAGTGGCAGGTGCATCAAAGATGTTAATGATATCAAAGTCAACGGGAAGACAGACAGCCTGGATTATGAAATCCAGTGGGAAGAGTTAATAACCAAAAAACAAATTGGGCAAG GTTCGTGTGGGACTGTATATCACGGACTGTGGTATGGATCG GATGTTGCAGTCAAGCTCTTTGCATATCAAGAGTTTTCAGATTCTGTGATAGTATCATTTAAAATGGAG GTTTCTCTCATGAAACGGCTTCGTCATCCAAATATTTTGCTTTTCATGGGTGCTGTAACTTCACCTCAACGTCTATGCATTGTCACAGAGTTCCTTCCACG TGGAAGTTTGTTTCAGATACTTAACAGAAATACAACCCAATTGGATTGGAGACGACGTCTTCATATGGCCATGGATATT GCACGAGGCATGAATTATCTTCATAATCACACCCCACCTATTGTTCATCGTGATTTGAAATCTTCAAATCTTCTTGTCGACAGGAACTGGACTGTGAAG GTTGGTGACTTTGGCCTCTCCCGTCTCAAGTATGAAACGTACCTGAAAACAAAGTCAGGGAAAGGAACG CCTCAATGGATGGCTCCAGAAGTTATGCGTGGCGAGGATGCAAATGAAAG GTCGGATGTGTATAGCTTTGGAGTGGTATTATGGGAAATCATCACAGGGAAGGTCCCCTGGGATGATCTTAACCCAATACAG GTTATTGCAGCTGTAGGATTCATGAATAAAAGACTAGAAATTCCTAAAGATGTCGATCCGTTATGGGCTTCACTTATTGAATGTTGTTGGCACAG CGAGCCACAATCACGACCAACATTCCAAGAAATACTATGTAAACTTAAAGATTTGCAAAAGAATTACGCAGTTGAACGCAGGAGATAG